In Dysgonomonadaceae bacterium zrk40, one genomic interval encodes:
- the pyrB gene encoding aspartate carbamoyltransferase: MSPKSLVNIGDYSREDILRILQTASRFKENPNRDLLKGRVCATLFFEPSTRTRLSFETAVNRLRGRIIGFSDAATSSSTKGESLKDTIMMVSNYADLIIMRHHLEGSARYASEISPVPLINAGDGSNQHPTQTLLDLFTIYETQGTLENLSITVVGDLKYGRAVHSLIQGLSHFKPSFHFVAPEELAIPEKYKLFCDRQGIPYREYTDFSPAAINGSDILYMTRVQKERFTDLMEYEKVKNVYVLHNDMLSDSKESLRVLHPLPRVKEINQDVDDNPKAYYFQQAKNGIYVRQAVICDLLGIEVA; encoded by the coding sequence ATGAGTCCCAAAAGTCTGGTCAATATCGGCGATTACAGCAGAGAGGATATCCTGCGCATCCTGCAAACCGCCTCCCGATTCAAGGAGAACCCCAACCGTGATCTGTTGAAAGGAAGGGTTTGCGCCACCCTCTTCTTCGAGCCCTCCACCCGCACGCGTCTCAGCTTCGAGACTGCCGTCAACAGGCTGCGCGGACGCATCATCGGCTTCTCCGATGCGGCCACCAGCAGCTCCACCAAGGGTGAGTCACTCAAGGACACCATCATGATGGTCAGCAACTACGCCGACCTGATCATCATGCGCCACCACCTGGAGGGGTCGGCACGCTACGCCTCCGAGATCTCACCGGTGCCGTTGATCAATGCAGGTGACGGCTCCAACCAGCACCCCACGCAGACGCTGCTCGACCTGTTCACCATCTACGAGACGCAGGGCACCCTCGAGAACCTCTCCATCACCGTGGTGGGCGACCTCAAGTATGGCCGTGCCGTGCACTCCCTCATCCAGGGACTGTCACACTTCAAACCCTCCTTCCACTTCGTGGCACCGGAGGAGCTTGCCATCCCCGAGAAGTACAAACTCTTTTGCGATAGACAGGGAATACCCTATCGTGAGTATACCGATTTCTCGCCCGCGGCGATCAACGGCTCCGACATCCTCTACATGACTCGTGTACAGAAGGAGCGGTTCACCGACCTGATGGAGTATGAGAAGGTAAAAAACGTCTACGTATTACACAACGACATGCTCAGTGACTCGAAAGAGAGCCTGAGGGTGCTCCACCCGCTTCCCCGAGTGAAGGAAATCAACCAGGATGTGGATGACAATCCCAAGGCCTACTATTTCCAGCAGGCAAAGAACGGCATCTACGTGCGCCAGGCGGTGATCTGCGATCTGTTGGGCATTGAGGTAGCATAA
- a CDS encoding aspartate carbamoyltransferase regulatory subunit — MMRKELQVAALENGTAIDHIPSDAVFKVVTLLQLQKLNNRITIGNNLKSSKMGSKGIIKVSDKFFREDEINRIALVAPNVNLNIIRNFEVVEKKKVVLPDEIIEIVRCNNPKCITNNEPMKTRFHVIDKELVELQCHYCELKIRKEEIELI; from the coding sequence ATGATGAGAAAAGAATTGCAGGTGGCCGCTCTCGAAAATGGGACAGCCATTGACCACATACCCAGTGATGCTGTTTTCAAGGTGGTAACGCTCCTGCAGCTGCAGAAGCTGAACAACCGCATCACCATCGGCAACAACCTGAAGAGCAGCAAGATGGGTTCGAAAGGGATCATCAAGGTCTCCGATAAATTCTTCCGCGAGGATGAAATCAACCGTATTGCACTGGTTGCACCCAACGTGAACCTCAACATCATCCGAAACTTCGAGGTGGTGGAGAAAAAGAAGGTGGTGTTACCTGATGAGATCATCGAGATTGTGCGTTGCAACAATCCCAAGTGCATCACCAACAACGAGCCGATGAAAACCCGCTTTCACGTGATCGACAAGGAGTTGGTGGAGCTGCAATGCCACTACTGTGAGCTCAAGATCCGGAAGGAGGAGATTGAATTGATATAA
- a CDS encoding flavin reductase family protein, whose amino-acid sequence MKQDWKPGTMIYPLPAAMISCGNSPEEYNIITVSWVGTICSDPPMCYISVRPSRHSYEIIKRTGEYVINLTTEALARATDWCGVRSGKDYNKFEEMKLTAGKATLVGAPLIEESPVCIECRVKEIIPLGSHDMFISEVVNVKADDQYLDPVTGRFDMQLAGLLAYSHGHYYGLGRKIGKFGWSVAKKKRKKKK is encoded by the coding sequence ATGAAACAAGACTGGAAACCGGGAACGATGATTTATCCGCTGCCGGCGGCAATGATCAGCTGCGGAAACAGCCCCGAAGAATATAACATCATCACCGTAAGCTGGGTGGGTACCATCTGCTCCGATCCCCCTATGTGCTACATCTCAGTGAGACCGTCGCGTCACTCGTATGAGATCATCAAACGCACCGGTGAGTATGTGATCAACCTCACTACCGAGGCATTGGCACGGGCCACCGACTGGTGTGGGGTGCGATCGGGAAAAGATTACAACAAGTTCGAAGAGATGAAACTGACGGCCGGAAAAGCGACACTGGTAGGGGCACCGTTGATTGAAGAGAGCCCTGTCTGCATCGAGTGCCGGGTGAAAGAGATCATCCCGCTTGGTTCGCACGACATGTTCATCTCGGAGGTAGTCAACGTGAAGGCCGACGATCAGTACCTCGATCCGGTTACCGGTCGCTTCGACATGCAACTGGCGGGACTGCTTGCCTACTCCCATGGTCATTACTATGGGTTGGGAAGGAAAATAGGCAAGTTTGGCTGGAGCGTAGCGAAGAAAAAGAGAAAGAAGAAGAAATAA
- the metA gene encoding homoserine O-succinyltransferase — protein sequence MPVNLPDKLPAVEILKKENIFVMDDLRASTQDIRPLKILVLNLMPLKITTETDLIRLLSNSPLQVEIEFLGLSSHTPKNTPIEHLMSFYTTFSKVKKRYYDGMIITGAPVEMIPFREVTYWDEITRIFDWARTHVTSTFYICWGAQAALYHFYGINKHPLEKKLFGVFRHQLNDPSFPLFRGFDDTFFAPHSRHTTILGDEIRQQPELSILSESEDAGVYIVSSRGGREFYVTGHSEYSPLTLHNEYLRDMEKGMDSVEIPLNYYRDNDPNQPPFVQWRSHANLLYINWLNYFVYQATPYKHEEIAQLGDL from the coding sequence ATGCCTGTCAATTTACCCGACAAACTGCCGGCGGTAGAGATACTGAAGAAAGAGAACATCTTTGTGATGGATGATTTGCGTGCATCCACACAGGACATCCGCCCCCTGAAGATACTGGTGCTGAACCTGATGCCACTCAAGATCACCACCGAGACCGATCTGATACGGCTACTCTCTAACTCCCCGTTGCAGGTGGAGATTGAGTTCCTGGGGCTCTCTTCACACACCCCCAAGAACACCCCCATCGAGCATCTGATGTCGTTTTACACCACCTTTTCAAAAGTGAAGAAACGATATTACGACGGCATGATCATCACCGGTGCACCGGTGGAGATGATCCCTTTCCGGGAGGTGACCTACTGGGATGAGATCACCCGCATCTTCGACTGGGCCCGCACACATGTCACCTCCACCTTTTACATCTGCTGGGGAGCGCAGGCTGCACTGTACCATTTTTACGGCATCAACAAACATCCGCTGGAAAAAAAGCTGTTCGGTGTATTCCGCCATCAGCTCAACGACCCCTCCTTCCCACTCTTCCGCGGCTTCGACGACACCTTCTTCGCACCGCACAGCCGCCACACCACCATCCTCGGGGATGAGATCCGGCAGCAACCGGAGCTCTCCATCCTCTCCGAATCGGAGGATGCCGGTGTCTACATTGTCTCCTCAAGGGGTGGTCGCGAATTCTATGTAACAGGTCATTCGGAATATTCTCCCCTCACCCTGCACAACGAGTACCTGCGGGATATGGAAAAAGGGATGGACTCCGTGGAGATTCCCCTGAACTATTACAGAGACAACGACCCGAATCAACCGCCTTTTGTGCAGTGGCGCTCGCATGCCAATCTACTCTACATCAACTGGCTGAACTATTTCGTGTACCAGGCCACTCCCTACAAACACGAAGAGATCGCCCAGCTGGGTGATCTCTAA
- a CDS encoding lactonase family protein: protein MVTLATSLFISCNGNRADARKSNDQPAAADSPAMGSHDMLYLAVGTYTSEEGSRGIYLYHFDALTGKSDSVSMAEVSNPSYLTFSPDEQALYAVGENDGEQGAVHAFSFDKAKGTLQKINTQETRGSGPCYVTIDAKGRNLHTANYGGGSISSFQVNDDGSLSPLLSLIQFSGSGPDSSRQRQPHLHSVAYSPDGLSLFAADLGSDKLYRFKVQETPFQGQPVIRESSMTAIETPAGTGPRHFDFHPDGGRYLYLLGELSGEVVVYDHHNGELTEKQVIKADTVGARGSADIHVSPDGRYLYASNRLQADGIAIFAIDPDEGTLTKVGYQPTATHPRNFVFTPNGKYLLVASRDENRIQVFSVDEVTGLLNDTKQDILLSKPVCLKFAKSI from the coding sequence ATTGTAACCCTGGCTACTTCACTCTTTATATCCTGTAACGGAAATCGTGCAGATGCACGTAAGTCAAATGATCAACCTGCCGCCGCCGATTCACCGGCAATGGGCAGCCACGACATGCTATATCTTGCCGTGGGGACCTACACCTCAGAGGAGGGCAGCAGGGGAATCTACCTCTATCACTTTGATGCCCTCACCGGGAAGAGTGACTCGGTGAGCATGGCGGAGGTGTCCAACCCCTCCTATCTCACCTTCAGCCCCGATGAGCAAGCTCTCTATGCCGTGGGAGAGAACGATGGAGAGCAGGGTGCCGTGCATGCATTCTCTTTCGACAAGGCGAAAGGAACGCTGCAGAAGATCAATACGCAGGAGACGAGGGGTAGCGGACCCTGTTACGTTACCATCGACGCGAAGGGACGTAACCTTCATACTGCCAATTACGGCGGGGGGAGCATCTCCTCCTTCCAGGTGAACGATGATGGCAGCCTTTCGCCACTGCTCTCCCTGATTCAATTCAGCGGATCCGGTCCCGACAGCTCCCGGCAGCGTCAGCCTCACCTGCACAGTGTGGCTTACTCGCCTGACGGACTCTCCCTTTTTGCTGCTGACCTGGGAAGCGATAAGCTTTACCGGTTCAAGGTGCAGGAGACCCCCTTTCAGGGACAGCCGGTGATCCGGGAGAGCAGCATGACTGCGATAGAGACTCCCGCAGGCACCGGTCCCCGTCATTTTGACTTCCACCCCGATGGAGGCAGATACCTCTACCTGCTGGGTGAGTTGTCAGGCGAGGTGGTGGTCTATGACCATCACAATGGTGAGCTGACTGAGAAGCAGGTGATCAAAGCCGATACGGTGGGCGCACGCGGCAGTGCCGATATTCATGTATCACCCGACGGTCGCTATCTCTATGCCTCCAACCGTCTGCAGGCTGATGGCATTGCCATCTTCGCGATCGATCCCGACGAGGGTACGCTCACCAAGGTGGGGTATCAACCCACCGCAACGCATCCCCGCAATTTTGTATTCACCCCCAATGGAAAATACCTGCTGGTTGCCAGCAGGGATGAAAACAGGATTCAGGTTTTCTCAGTAGATGAGGTCACTGGCCTACTCAATGACACAAAACAGGATATCCTTTTGAGCAAGCCGGTATGTCTGAAGTTTGCAAAGAGCATTTGA
- a CDS encoding DUF5606 domain-containing protein, with protein MLSKILSVTGRPGLYKLISTGKNLNIVESLGDGKRLPVYAHEKVVALSDVSIYTNDGDTPLRDVLKRMKEKENGGKASVSSKASGNELFTYLKEVLPDYSRESVYASDVKKIISWYNILMENGVELEEDENDVTEETASPSADKAEQE; from the coding sequence ATGCTATCCAAGATATTATCGGTTACGGGGCGTCCCGGTCTTTATAAGCTCATCTCTACTGGAAAGAACCTGAACATCGTTGAATCACTTGGTGACGGCAAACGTTTGCCTGTCTACGCGCATGAGAAGGTGGTGGCGCTGAGTGATGTCTCCATCTACACCAACGACGGGGATACCCCCCTGCGGGATGTGTTGAAGCGGATGAAGGAAAAAGAAAACGGCGGCAAGGCATCGGTGAGTAGCAAGGCATCGGGCAATGAGTTGTTCACTTATCTGAAAGAGGTGCTTCCCGACTACAGCCGTGAAAGTGTCTATGCCTCTGATGTGAAAAAGATCATCTCCTGGTATAACATTCTGATGGAAAACGGGGTGGAGCTGGAAGAGGATGAAAACGACGTGACGGAAGAGACCGCCTCACCCTCTGCAGACAAAGCTGAACAAGAATAA